The nucleotide sequence GATCTTCTGGGCCAAATCCTTCACCCGCGAGGCATATCCGACCTCGTTGTCATACCAAGACAAAATCTTCGCTGTGTACTCTCCCAGTACCATCGTGGAGTTTAGGTCCACAATCGACGAGAGAGGATTGCCAATCATATCTGTCGAGACTGCATGAGGGTGGGCAATCCCCAAGATCCCAGCCATCGACCCTTCAGCTGCAGACCGAAACGCAGCATTGAGGGAGGCAACCGTCACTGGCTTCTCCGTGCGCACCACAAAATCCACCACTGAACCAGTCGGGGTCGGCACCCGTAACGCCATCCCATCCAGCTTGCCCTGCAATTCGGGAATCACCTTGGCCACAGCCGTCGCGGCCCCCGTGCTGGAGGGCACAATCGACAGTGAAGCAGCGCGACCGCGACGGAAATCTTTTTTGTCCGGGCGATCGATTAGGCCCTGGGTTGCCGTAAAGGCATGAGTCGTGGTCAAAAATCCCGTCTCGATGCCAAAGGTATCTAGAATTACTTTGGCTACGGGGGCTAGGCAGTTCGTGGTACAGGAGGCATTCGAAATAATGTCGTGCCGCTCGGGGTCGTAGTCTCCGTCATTCACCCCCATCACTAGCGTCAGATCGGCATCTTTAGAGGGAGCCGAAACGATCGCCTTCTTGGCCCCCGCCTGTAGGTGTTTGGCCGCCCCCACCCGCTGGGTGAAAAAGCCTGTCGCTTCGATCGCAATGTCTACATTCATGTCCTGCCAAGGTAGGGCGGCAGGGTCGCGCTCGGCCAAAACCCGTATTTGCTTGCCCGCAATCTCAAAGCCTGCGTCATTCACCGATACATCTGTCCCCAGCGCCCCTTGAGACGAGTCGTAGGCAAGCAGGTAGGCCAAGTTTTCTTTGTCAGCCAAATCGTTAATAGCCACCACTTCTAGATCCCCTGGCGCTTGTAGCACACTGCGTAAAAACATGCGGCCAATGCGGCCAAATCCATTGATGGCAACTCGAGTCGTCATGGCTTCCTCCTTTCTACTTGCACT is from Synechococcus sp. PCC 7336 and encodes:
- the gap gene encoding type I glyceraldehyde-3-phosphate dehydrogenase; translated protein: MTTRVAINGFGRIGRMFLRSVLQAPGDLEVVAINDLADKENLAYLLAYDSSQGALGTDVSVNDAGFEIAGKQIRVLAERDPAALPWQDMNVDIAIEATGFFTQRVGAAKHLQAGAKKAIVSAPSKDADLTLVMGVNDGDYDPERHDIISNASCTTNCLAPVAKVILDTFGIETGFLTTTHAFTATQGLIDRPDKKDFRRGRAASLSIVPSSTGAATAVAKVIPELQGKLDGMALRVPTPTGSVVDFVVRTEKPVTVASLNAAFRSAAEGSMAGILGIAHPHAVSTDMIGNPLSSIVDLNSTMVLGEYTAKILSWYDNEVGYASRVKDLAQKIGAKLPVLVA